The following are encoded together in the Strix aluco isolate bStrAlu1 chromosome 13, bStrAlu1.hap1, whole genome shotgun sequence genome:
- the HMGXB3 gene encoding HMG domain-containing protein 3 isoform X1, with product MRLARSSGAASSAPLRPGWDVTTARCLSDRSSPVLPTMEAPYDGTEVTVVMEEIEGTYTYASPVPSKKKKKYKSTGDHGEKAKKPSFWLHSRSAYLLYYYDIYLKVQQELPHLPQSEINKKISESWRLLSVAEKSYYLEKAKLEKEGLDPNSKVSTRTAVVPDIPGFRKILPRSDYIIIPKTTLQEDRSRQSLELCVTQGQAASEGLTASTNITNVSRDAVQNILSVDSSHVGISEQCIAIEGLAEETASFGQSDAVEEVVASEVLSHYVGAMTEKVAGDILLDEASLEIEGQPYQTARVVIEETLVSSSTDISNGSIAVARPQVSDGVSVVTVVTGRDTEESSSSTPATQFIMLPLPAHSVVENPASIKLTTTYTRRGHGNCTNPGCSFTYVTRHKPPKCPTCGNFLGGKWIPKEKQPKSKSEPNSGTSLKTPAAKRGQQSVFTESAAVSESTSKSALESSEAVSQLLNAVPVGGQMQETEWEEVIISEAHILANSVLAEDRGSAVGVMLGQESQRHGDSSEQTEKDSVGLGMPPSSDVPCPNASAKKPMGIDAPAPTQKGQEVKSKPRPKPSLLAAARPMRAILPAPANVGRETSTEQPNRQAFANTDKHSPVRTAGLKPSTLKQLGQSILQPPSAEERKLHSALTSRASQVKVVEVKPDIFPSYKYSCTVTLDLGLATSRGRGKCKNPSCSYVYTNRHKPRICPSCGYNLAKDRAEKTAKSLEVSPGQSDVLNTSEPLTPSQKEIQRQSTLQLLRKVMQIPENESELAEVFALIHELNSSRLILSNVSEETVTIEQTSWSNYYESPSAQCLLCNSPLFKGGQNSLAGPQECWLLTANRLQVVTAQVKVCLNLQCLALHSFTDIYTGLFNVGNKLLVSLDLLFAIRNHIKLGEDPRVAVGNILDSVQEQTEKSLSPDEQVQLQELLCNGYWAFECLTVRDYNDMICGICGITPKVEIAQRNVENVLALKNIEFTWPEFLPSSEVNVEDFWSTMETEVIEQVAFPSSIPITKFDASIVAPFFPPLMRGTMVINTEKDKNLDAQPVTGNGSALVRLLQEEIVRLELISSYSEEELQSFLTQCGIPWEASDTKDQLCYSLLALYEFVQNGTSITQASAHHTGGKIYKVCPHQVVCGSKYIVRGENARDHVDLLVSSRHWPPVYVVDTASSVALCADVCCPGLTSQMWGKNQGCFSDPMDPPTYVSCPELLDQHYSVDMTVAEHSVQHPVTKSSARRIVHTGSEQNSHRDPTARHHCISLCRELEPYGAIIAAINDSKTSNIRQRPITFENATHYYLYNRLMDFLTSREIVNRQIQEIVQSCQPGEVVIRDALYRLGVAQIKTETEEDEEGKQEDDRGC from the exons ATGCGGCTGGCCCGTAGCTCCGGCGCTGCCTCCTCCGCGCCGCTGCGCCCCGGCTGGGACGTGACCACAGCTCGCTGCCTGTCCGACCGCTCCTCCCCGGTGCTGCCCA caatGGAGGCTCCGTACGATGGCACTGAAGTAACTGTGGTAATGGAGGAAATAGAGGGCACTTACACTTACGCATCGCCAGTGCCatctaagaagaaaaagaaatataaaagtacTGGTGATCATggagaaaaagccaaaaagcCTAG TTTCTGGTTGCATTCCAGATCTGCTTACCTCCTCTACTATTACGATATTTACTTGAAAGTTCAGCAAGAGCTCCCCCACCTCCCTCAATCTGAAATCAACAAAAAGATCAGTGAGAGCTGGAGGTTGCTCAGTGTGGCTGAAAAAAGCTATTACTTGGAGAAAGCCAAGCTGGAGAAAGAGGGATTAGACCCG AACTCCAAGGTGTCCACTCGAACTGCAGTAGTTCCAGACATTCCGGGTTTCCGTAAGATTCTTCCTCGCTCAGATTATATAATTATTCCCAAAACCACTCTTCAGGAAGACAGGAGCAGGCAGTCACTGGAACTGTGTGTGACACAGGGTCAGGCAGCGTCCGAAGGGTTAACGGCTTCCACTAACATCACAAATGTCTCCCGGGATGCTGTGCAAAACATCCTTTCTGTGGACTCGAGCCATGTTGGCATTTCTGAGCAGTGCATTGCCATCGAAGGGCTAGCAGAAGAGACTGCTTCCTTTGGTCAGTCTGATGCTGTGGAAGAAGTGGTTGCATCAGAGGTTCTCTCTCACTATGTTGGGGCCATGACAGAGAAAGTGGCTGGAGATATCCTCTTGGATGAGGCTTCTTTGGAAATAGAAGGGCAACCGTATCAGACAGCTCGGGTGGTTATTGAAGAGACTCTAGTTAGCAGCTCCACAGACATCTCCAACGGGAGCATCGCCGTGGCCCGCCCTCAGGTTTCAGATGGTGTGTCTGTGGTGACCGTGGTGACTGGGAGG GATACTGAAGAGAGTAGCTCCTCCACACCCGCTACACAGTTTATTATGTTACCTTTGCCAGCACATTCTGTTGTGGAGAACCCAGCGTCAATTAAATTG ACAACCACCTATACTCGCAGGGGACATGGAAATTGCACCAATCCTGGCTGTTCCTTCACTTACGTCACCAGGCATAAGCCACCAAAATGCCCCACATGTGGGAACTTCCTAGGAGGGAAATGGATCCCAAAG GAAAAGCAACCAAAAAGCAAATCTGAGCCAAATTCAGGCACCTCTCTTAAAACTCCAGCAGCTAAAAGAGGTCAACAGTCAGTATTCACAGAATCAGCAGCTGTTAGCGAGAGTACCTCCAAGTCTGCCTTGGAAAGCTCTGAAGCTGTCAGCCAGCTGCTGAATGCTGTGCCTGTTGGAGGGCAAATGCAGGAGACGGAGTGGGAGGAAGTGATCATCTCTGAGGCTCACATTCTTGCAAACAGTGTGCTTGCTGAAGACAGAGGGAGTGCTGTTGGAGTGATGCTGGGTCAAGAGAGCCAGCGGCATGGAGACTCTTCGGAGCAGACAGAAAAAGATAGTGTAGGGCTGGGGATGCCACCGTCTTCTGACGTGCCGTGTCCAAATGCCTCTGCAAAAAAGCCAATGGG AATTGATGCTCCAGCTCCTACAcaaaaaggacaagaagtaaAGAGTAAACCAAGACCTAAGCCCTCCTTGCTGGCTGCAGCAAGACCCATGCGAGCCATTCTGCCTGCACCAGCCAACGTGGGGAGAGAAACCAGCACTGAGCAGCCCAACAGACAGGCCTTTGCAAATACCG aCAAGCATTCCCCTGTGAGAACAGCAGGCTTGAAGCCCAGTACGCTGAAACAGTTGGGCCAGTCGATTCTGCAGCCACCAAGTGCCGAGGAGCGAAAG CTCCACAGTGCTTTGACCAGCAGAGCATCTCAGGTTAAAGTAGTGGAGGTCAAACCAGACATATTCCCTTCCTACAAATACAGCTGCACTGTAACTTTG GATTTGGGATTGGCAACATCACGTGGCAGAGGCAAGTGCAAGAACCCCTCTTGTAGTTACGTGTATACAAACAGGCACAAGCCGCGAATCTGTCCAAGCTGCGGATACAACCTTGCCAAAGACAGAgctgagaaaacagcaaaatccCTG GAGGTCAGTCCAGGTCAGTCTGATGTGCTGAACACCAGCGAGCCCCTAACCCCATCCCAGAAAGAGATCCAGCGTCAGTCCACCCTGCAGTTGCTGCGCAAGGTAATGCAGATCCCAGAGAACGAATCGGAACTGGCCGAGGTCTTCGCGCTCATCCATGAACTCAACAGCTCGCGGCTCATCCTCTCCAACGTGAGTGAGGAGACGGTCACCATAGAGCAGACCTCCTGGTCAAACTACTATGAGTCTCCATCTGCGCAGTGCCTCCTCTGTAACAGCCCATTGTTCAAAGGGGGACAGAA TTCCCTTGCTGGTCCTCAGGAGTGCTGGCTGCTGACAGCTAATAGATTACAGGTGGTTACAGCTCAGGTCAAAGTGTGCTTGAACCTGCAGTGTCTGGCCCTCCATAGCTTCACTGATATTTACACAG GCCTTTTCAATGTGGGTAACAAGTTGCTAGTGAGCTTGGATCTTCTGTTTGCAATCCGAAACCACATTAAACTTGGAGAGGATCCCAGAGTGGCTGTTGGCAATATTCTTGACTCTGTTCAGGAGCAAACTG aaaaaagcCTGAGCCCTGATGAGCAGGTTCAGCTCCAGGAACTGTTGTGCAATGGCTACTGGGCCTTTGAGTGCCTCACAGTCCGGGATTACAATGATATGATCTGTGGAATCTGTGGCATAACCCCCAAGGTGGAAATAGCCCAGAGGAATGTGGAAAATGTCCTGGCACTGAAAAACATAGAG TTTACTTGGCCAGAATTCTTGCCATCGAGTGAAGTGAATGTAGAAGACTTCTGGTCCACGATGGAGACAGAGGTGATTGAGCAGGTGGCTTTTCCTTCTAGCATCCCCATCACAAAGTTTGATGCCTCTATTGTTGCTCCGTTCTTCCCTCCACTGATGAGAGGAACGATGGTGATCAATACTGAGAAGGACAAGAACCTGGATGCACAGCCAGTGACAG GTAATGGGAGTGCCTTGGTGAGGCTCCTTCAGGAAGAAATCGTCAGGCTTGAGCTGATAAGCTCTTACAGTGAGGAAGAGCTGCAGAGCTTTCTGACACAGTGTGGCATCCCTTGGGAGGCTTCAGATACAAAG GACCAGCTCTGCTACTCCCTCCTGGCACTCTATGAGTTTGTACAGAATGGGACAAGCATCACACAAGCCTCTGCGCATCACACAGGAGGGAAAATCTACAAAGTGTGTCCACATCAG GTTGTGTGTGGCTCGAAGTACATAGTCAGAGGAGAAAATGCCCGGGATCACGTGGACTTGTTGGTTTCCTCACGTCACTGGCCTCCAGTGTACGTTGTTGATACAGCCTCTTCAGTGGCACTGTGTGCAGATGTCTGCTGTCCCGGCCTGACTTCCCAGATGTGGGGGAAGAACCAGGGCTGCTTCTCTGACCCCATGGATCCTCCAACG TATGTGTCCTGCCCTGAACTGCTAGACCAGCACTACAGCGTAGACATGACTGTGGCTGAGCACTCTGTTCAGCACCCAGTCACCAAGTCGTCGGCACGCCGCATTGTTCACACGGGTTCGGAGCAGAACAGCCACCGAGATCCAACGGCCCGGCACCACTGCATCTCCCTGTGCCGCGAGCTGGAGCCTTACGGTGCCATCATTGCTGCGATCAACGACAGCAAAACGAGCAACATCCGCCAAAGGCCCATCACCTTTGAGAACGCCACGCACTATTACCTCTACAACCGCCTCATGGACTTCCTCACCAGCAGGGAAATTGTGAATCGGCAGATCCAGGAGATCGTACAGAGCTGCCAGCCGGGGGAGGTGGTAATTCGTGATGCTCTCTACCGGCTCGGGGTGGCCCAgattaaaacagaaacagaagaggatgaagaggggaagcaggaggatgaTAGAGGTTGCTGA
- the HMGXB3 gene encoding HMG domain-containing protein 3 isoform X4, which translates to MRLARSSGAASSAPLRPGWDVTTARCLSDRSSPVLPTMEAPYDGTEVTVVMEEIEGTYTYASPVPSKKKKKYKSTGDHGEKAKKPSFWLHSRSAYLLYYYDIYLKVQQELPHLPQSEINKKISESWRLLSVAEKSYYLEKAKLEKEGLDPNSKVSTRTAVVPDIPGFRKILPRSDYIIIPKTTLQEDRSRQSLELCVTQGQAASEGLTASTNITNVSRDAVQNILSVDSSHVGISEQCIAIEGLAEETASFGQSDAVEEVVASEVLSHYVGAMTEKVAGDILLDEASLEIEGQPYQTARVVIEETLVSSSTDISNGSIAVARPQVSDGVSVVTVVTGRDTEESSSSTPATQFIMLPLPAHSVVENPASIKLEKQPKSKSEPNSGTSLKTPAAKRGQQSVFTESAAVSESTSKSALESSEAVSQLLNAVPVGGQMQETEWEEVIISEAHILANSVLAEDRGSAVGVMLGQESQRHGDSSEQTEKDSVGLGMPPSSDVPCPNASAKKPMGIDAPAPTQKGQEVKSKPRPKPSLLAAARPMRAILPAPANVGRETSTEQPNRQAFANTDKHSPVRTAGLKPSTLKQLGQSILQPPSAEERKLHSALTSRASQVKVVEVKPDIFPSYKYSCTVTLDLGLATSRGRGKCKNPSCSYVYTNRHKPRICPSCGYNLAKDRAEKTAKSLEVSPGQSDVLNTSEPLTPSQKEIQRQSTLQLLRKVMQIPENESELAEVFALIHELNSSRLILSNVSEETVTIEQTSWSNYYESPSAQCLLCNSPLFKGGQNSLAGPQECWLLTANRLQVVTAQVKVCLNLQCLALHSFTDIYTGLFNVGNKLLVSLDLLFAIRNHIKLGEDPRVAVGNILDSVQEQTEKSLSPDEQVQLQELLCNGYWAFECLTVRDYNDMICGICGITPKVEIAQRNVENVLALKNIEFTWPEFLPSSEVNVEDFWSTMETEVIEQVAFPSSIPITKFDASIVAPFFPPLMRGTMVINTEKDKNLDAQPVTGNGSALVRLLQEEIVRLELISSYSEEELQSFLTQCGIPWEASDTKDQLCYSLLALYEFVQNGTSITQASAHHTGGKIYKVCPHQVVCGSKYIVRGENARDHVDLLVSSRHWPPVYVVDTASSVALCADVCCPGLTSQMWGKNQGCFSDPMDPPTYVSCPELLDQHYSVDMTVAEHSVQHPVTKSSARRIVHTGSEQNSHRDPTARHHCISLCRELEPYGAIIAAINDSKTSNIRQRPITFENATHYYLYNRLMDFLTSREIVNRQIQEIVQSCQPGEVVIRDALYRLGVAQIKTETEEDEEGKQEDDRGC; encoded by the exons ATGCGGCTGGCCCGTAGCTCCGGCGCTGCCTCCTCCGCGCCGCTGCGCCCCGGCTGGGACGTGACCACAGCTCGCTGCCTGTCCGACCGCTCCTCCCCGGTGCTGCCCA caatGGAGGCTCCGTACGATGGCACTGAAGTAACTGTGGTAATGGAGGAAATAGAGGGCACTTACACTTACGCATCGCCAGTGCCatctaagaagaaaaagaaatataaaagtacTGGTGATCATggagaaaaagccaaaaagcCTAG TTTCTGGTTGCATTCCAGATCTGCTTACCTCCTCTACTATTACGATATTTACTTGAAAGTTCAGCAAGAGCTCCCCCACCTCCCTCAATCTGAAATCAACAAAAAGATCAGTGAGAGCTGGAGGTTGCTCAGTGTGGCTGAAAAAAGCTATTACTTGGAGAAAGCCAAGCTGGAGAAAGAGGGATTAGACCCG AACTCCAAGGTGTCCACTCGAACTGCAGTAGTTCCAGACATTCCGGGTTTCCGTAAGATTCTTCCTCGCTCAGATTATATAATTATTCCCAAAACCACTCTTCAGGAAGACAGGAGCAGGCAGTCACTGGAACTGTGTGTGACACAGGGTCAGGCAGCGTCCGAAGGGTTAACGGCTTCCACTAACATCACAAATGTCTCCCGGGATGCTGTGCAAAACATCCTTTCTGTGGACTCGAGCCATGTTGGCATTTCTGAGCAGTGCATTGCCATCGAAGGGCTAGCAGAAGAGACTGCTTCCTTTGGTCAGTCTGATGCTGTGGAAGAAGTGGTTGCATCAGAGGTTCTCTCTCACTATGTTGGGGCCATGACAGAGAAAGTGGCTGGAGATATCCTCTTGGATGAGGCTTCTTTGGAAATAGAAGGGCAACCGTATCAGACAGCTCGGGTGGTTATTGAAGAGACTCTAGTTAGCAGCTCCACAGACATCTCCAACGGGAGCATCGCCGTGGCCCGCCCTCAGGTTTCAGATGGTGTGTCTGTGGTGACCGTGGTGACTGGGAGG GATACTGAAGAGAGTAGCTCCTCCACACCCGCTACACAGTTTATTATGTTACCTTTGCCAGCACATTCTGTTGTGGAGAACCCAGCGTCAATTAAATTG GAAAAGCAACCAAAAAGCAAATCTGAGCCAAATTCAGGCACCTCTCTTAAAACTCCAGCAGCTAAAAGAGGTCAACAGTCAGTATTCACAGAATCAGCAGCTGTTAGCGAGAGTACCTCCAAGTCTGCCTTGGAAAGCTCTGAAGCTGTCAGCCAGCTGCTGAATGCTGTGCCTGTTGGAGGGCAAATGCAGGAGACGGAGTGGGAGGAAGTGATCATCTCTGAGGCTCACATTCTTGCAAACAGTGTGCTTGCTGAAGACAGAGGGAGTGCTGTTGGAGTGATGCTGGGTCAAGAGAGCCAGCGGCATGGAGACTCTTCGGAGCAGACAGAAAAAGATAGTGTAGGGCTGGGGATGCCACCGTCTTCTGACGTGCCGTGTCCAAATGCCTCTGCAAAAAAGCCAATGGG AATTGATGCTCCAGCTCCTACAcaaaaaggacaagaagtaaAGAGTAAACCAAGACCTAAGCCCTCCTTGCTGGCTGCAGCAAGACCCATGCGAGCCATTCTGCCTGCACCAGCCAACGTGGGGAGAGAAACCAGCACTGAGCAGCCCAACAGACAGGCCTTTGCAAATACCG aCAAGCATTCCCCTGTGAGAACAGCAGGCTTGAAGCCCAGTACGCTGAAACAGTTGGGCCAGTCGATTCTGCAGCCACCAAGTGCCGAGGAGCGAAAG CTCCACAGTGCTTTGACCAGCAGAGCATCTCAGGTTAAAGTAGTGGAGGTCAAACCAGACATATTCCCTTCCTACAAATACAGCTGCACTGTAACTTTG GATTTGGGATTGGCAACATCACGTGGCAGAGGCAAGTGCAAGAACCCCTCTTGTAGTTACGTGTATACAAACAGGCACAAGCCGCGAATCTGTCCAAGCTGCGGATACAACCTTGCCAAAGACAGAgctgagaaaacagcaaaatccCTG GAGGTCAGTCCAGGTCAGTCTGATGTGCTGAACACCAGCGAGCCCCTAACCCCATCCCAGAAAGAGATCCAGCGTCAGTCCACCCTGCAGTTGCTGCGCAAGGTAATGCAGATCCCAGAGAACGAATCGGAACTGGCCGAGGTCTTCGCGCTCATCCATGAACTCAACAGCTCGCGGCTCATCCTCTCCAACGTGAGTGAGGAGACGGTCACCATAGAGCAGACCTCCTGGTCAAACTACTATGAGTCTCCATCTGCGCAGTGCCTCCTCTGTAACAGCCCATTGTTCAAAGGGGGACAGAA TTCCCTTGCTGGTCCTCAGGAGTGCTGGCTGCTGACAGCTAATAGATTACAGGTGGTTACAGCTCAGGTCAAAGTGTGCTTGAACCTGCAGTGTCTGGCCCTCCATAGCTTCACTGATATTTACACAG GCCTTTTCAATGTGGGTAACAAGTTGCTAGTGAGCTTGGATCTTCTGTTTGCAATCCGAAACCACATTAAACTTGGAGAGGATCCCAGAGTGGCTGTTGGCAATATTCTTGACTCTGTTCAGGAGCAAACTG aaaaaagcCTGAGCCCTGATGAGCAGGTTCAGCTCCAGGAACTGTTGTGCAATGGCTACTGGGCCTTTGAGTGCCTCACAGTCCGGGATTACAATGATATGATCTGTGGAATCTGTGGCATAACCCCCAAGGTGGAAATAGCCCAGAGGAATGTGGAAAATGTCCTGGCACTGAAAAACATAGAG TTTACTTGGCCAGAATTCTTGCCATCGAGTGAAGTGAATGTAGAAGACTTCTGGTCCACGATGGAGACAGAGGTGATTGAGCAGGTGGCTTTTCCTTCTAGCATCCCCATCACAAAGTTTGATGCCTCTATTGTTGCTCCGTTCTTCCCTCCACTGATGAGAGGAACGATGGTGATCAATACTGAGAAGGACAAGAACCTGGATGCACAGCCAGTGACAG GTAATGGGAGTGCCTTGGTGAGGCTCCTTCAGGAAGAAATCGTCAGGCTTGAGCTGATAAGCTCTTACAGTGAGGAAGAGCTGCAGAGCTTTCTGACACAGTGTGGCATCCCTTGGGAGGCTTCAGATACAAAG GACCAGCTCTGCTACTCCCTCCTGGCACTCTATGAGTTTGTACAGAATGGGACAAGCATCACACAAGCCTCTGCGCATCACACAGGAGGGAAAATCTACAAAGTGTGTCCACATCAG GTTGTGTGTGGCTCGAAGTACATAGTCAGAGGAGAAAATGCCCGGGATCACGTGGACTTGTTGGTTTCCTCACGTCACTGGCCTCCAGTGTACGTTGTTGATACAGCCTCTTCAGTGGCACTGTGTGCAGATGTCTGCTGTCCCGGCCTGACTTCCCAGATGTGGGGGAAGAACCAGGGCTGCTTCTCTGACCCCATGGATCCTCCAACG TATGTGTCCTGCCCTGAACTGCTAGACCAGCACTACAGCGTAGACATGACTGTGGCTGAGCACTCTGTTCAGCACCCAGTCACCAAGTCGTCGGCACGCCGCATTGTTCACACGGGTTCGGAGCAGAACAGCCACCGAGATCCAACGGCCCGGCACCACTGCATCTCCCTGTGCCGCGAGCTGGAGCCTTACGGTGCCATCATTGCTGCGATCAACGACAGCAAAACGAGCAACATCCGCCAAAGGCCCATCACCTTTGAGAACGCCACGCACTATTACCTCTACAACCGCCTCATGGACTTCCTCACCAGCAGGGAAATTGTGAATCGGCAGATCCAGGAGATCGTACAGAGCTGCCAGCCGGGGGAGGTGGTAATTCGTGATGCTCTCTACCGGCTCGGGGTGGCCCAgattaaaacagaaacagaagaggatgaagaggggaagcaggaggatgaTAGAGGTTGCTGA